A portion of the Stella humosa genome contains these proteins:
- a CDS encoding acyl-CoA dehydrogenase, giving the protein MPTYAAPVDDLAYVLTQVLEVQRLANLPAYADLSPDFIQDFLRGAADICEGVAQPLNQPGDSEGCRWENGSVFTPQGFRQAYKAFADGGWIGLAFDPDHGGKGLPGVLAESFYEMLAGANLAFSGYIELSEAVFTAIAAHGTDAQKRLYLPKLASGEWTGAMHLTEAHAGSDLGRVRTRAEPAGDGSYRLHGSKIFITNAEHDLADNIVNLVLARLPDGPPGARGLSLFLVPKHLPDADGNPGARNAVHCASLEHKMGLRAAPTGVIVYEGAVGELVGQPHRGLQAMFTMVNDARLGVALQGLGIAEVACQNAAHYARERHQGRVPGADAGGEAQPIIGHPDVRAMLLTQRSFIDGARALGLWVAMQIDLSRLHPDPDERRRADERAALLTPVIKAHFTDRGSEAANLALQCHGGHGFIREYGIEQFVRDVRVTQLYEGTNGIQALDLVRRKLALDEGRTLAALLDEMADAAVRSRAVPAAACFGAALESALADLRRATDWMNGQVGAAPVEAAGGATDYLRLFGLVAVGWMWVRMATVSARALDAGSGDPAFHRRKLAVGRFYMDRTLPETALLARRVARGAEGIMELDAAAF; this is encoded by the coding sequence ATGCCGACCTATGCCGCCCCCGTCGACGACCTCGCCTATGTCCTGACCCAGGTGTTGGAGGTCCAGCGCCTGGCCAACCTGCCGGCCTATGCCGACCTGTCGCCGGACTTCATCCAGGATTTCCTGCGCGGTGCTGCCGACATCTGCGAGGGCGTGGCGCAGCCGCTGAACCAGCCCGGCGATTCCGAGGGCTGTCGCTGGGAGAATGGATCGGTCTTCACGCCCCAGGGCTTCCGGCAGGCCTACAAGGCCTTCGCCGATGGCGGCTGGATCGGGCTCGCCTTCGATCCCGACCATGGCGGCAAGGGGCTGCCGGGGGTGCTGGCCGAATCCTTCTACGAGATGCTGGCCGGCGCCAACCTCGCCTTCAGCGGCTATATCGAACTGAGCGAGGCCGTCTTCACCGCCATTGCCGCCCATGGCACGGACGCGCAGAAGCGGCTCTACCTGCCGAAGCTGGCATCGGGCGAGTGGACCGGCGCCATGCATTTGACCGAGGCCCATGCCGGCAGCGACCTGGGCCGCGTGCGCACCCGTGCCGAGCCGGCAGGCGACGGCTCCTATCGCCTGCACGGCTCGAAGATCTTCATCACCAACGCCGAGCACGACCTGGCGGACAACATCGTCAACTTGGTGCTGGCGCGCCTGCCGGACGGGCCGCCGGGGGCGCGTGGCCTCAGCCTTTTCCTGGTGCCCAAGCATCTGCCGGACGCGGACGGCAATCCGGGGGCGCGCAACGCCGTCCATTGTGCGTCGCTCGAGCACAAGATGGGCCTGCGCGCGGCGCCCACCGGCGTCATCGTCTATGAGGGTGCGGTGGGCGAGCTGGTCGGCCAGCCCCATCGCGGGCTGCAGGCGATGTTCACCATGGTCAACGACGCCCGCCTCGGCGTCGCCCTCCAGGGGCTCGGCATCGCCGAGGTCGCCTGCCAGAACGCCGCCCACTATGCCCGCGAACGCCACCAGGGCCGGGTGCCGGGTGCCGATGCGGGCGGCGAAGCGCAGCCGATCATCGGCCATCCCGACGTGCGCGCCATGCTGCTGACGCAGCGGTCCTTCATCGACGGCGCGCGGGCGCTGGGCCTGTGGGTCGCCATGCAGATCGACCTGTCGCGCCTGCACCCCGACCCGGACGAGCGCCGCCGCGCCGACGAGCGTGCGGCCCTGTTGACGCCGGTCATCAAGGCGCATTTCACCGACCGCGGCTCCGAGGCGGCCAACCTCGCCCTGCAATGCCATGGCGGGCACGGCTTCATCCGCGAATACGGCATCGAGCAGTTCGTCCGCGATGTCCGCGTGACCCAGCTCTACGAGGGCACCAACGGCATCCAGGCCCTCGACCTCGTCCGCCGCAAGCTGGCGCTGGACGAGGGCCGGACCTTGGCAGCCCTGCTCGACGAGATGGCGGATGCGGCCGTCCGCAGCCGCGCCGTGCCGGCAGCCGCATGCTTCGGCGCGGCGCTGGAATCCGCGCTGGCCGACCTTCGCCGGGCCACCGACTGGATGAACGGACAGGTCGGCGCCGCGCCGGTCGAGGCAGCCGGGGGGGCGACCGACTATCTGCGCCTGTTCGGGCTGGTGGCGGTGGGCTGGATGTGGGTGCGCATGGCAACCGTGTCGGCGCGTGCCCTCGACGCGGGCAGCGGCGATCCCGCCTTCCACCGCCGCAAGCTGGCGGTCGGCCGCTTCTACATGGACCGCACCCTGCCCGAGACGGCGCTGCTGGCCCGGCGGGTCGCGCGCGGTGCCGAGGGCATCATGGAACTGGACGCCGCGGCCTTCTGA
- a CDS encoding aldehyde dehydrogenase family protein, whose product MNQDQTIPRGMLHYGGQWQAAHGTAEIAVHSPATRVLLGHVPVADASDVAAAVDAADRAFADWRRTDALDRGRHLRALADLVRSRIGALAELESAVTGRPIREMRAQMGRIPEWLEYFGGIAAGLEGESNRVRGGLVTLTQYEPLGVCALLTPWNHPILILVKKLAAALAAGNTCVVKPSELAPVSALLFADWCREAGLPAGTVNVVTGAGATGAALCAAPAVRKIDLTGGTVTGRRVAAAAGERLVPCTLELGGKAPIIICDDVPVAEAAAGAVFAAFVAAGQTCVSATRFIVAEPVCEAFVAALRDRVAALRIGAPDDPATDIGPVISAASRDRCFDHIAAARAAGARLVQGGNALALPPALADGFYVPPTVFADVAPAMRLFREEVFGPVVAVTPFRDEAEALALANDSDFALGAAIWTRDVGRAHRLAAEVRAGVVWINDHHKNDPRSVWGGFGESGYGKENGWDALRSYMRKRSIVVRTAPAFDDWFAGGQRYG is encoded by the coding sequence ATGAACCAGGACCAGACCATTCCGCGCGGCATGCTGCACTATGGCGGCCAGTGGCAGGCGGCGCACGGGACCGCAGAGATCGCCGTCCACAGCCCGGCGACGCGGGTGCTGCTGGGCCATGTGCCGGTGGCCGACGCGAGCGACGTCGCGGCTGCCGTCGATGCGGCCGATCGCGCCTTCGCCGACTGGCGGCGCACGGACGCGCTCGACCGTGGTCGCCACCTGCGGGCGTTGGCCGATCTCGTGCGGTCGCGCATCGGCGCGCTGGCGGAACTGGAATCCGCCGTGACCGGCCGGCCGATCCGTGAGATGCGCGCCCAGATGGGCCGCATCCCGGAATGGCTGGAGTATTTCGGCGGCATCGCGGCTGGCCTGGAGGGCGAATCCAACCGCGTGCGCGGCGGCCTGGTGACGCTGACGCAGTACGAGCCGCTTGGCGTCTGCGCCCTGCTGACGCCCTGGAACCACCCGATCCTGATCCTGGTGAAGAAGCTGGCGGCGGCGCTGGCGGCCGGCAACACCTGCGTCGTGAAGCCTTCCGAACTGGCGCCGGTCTCGGCCCTGCTGTTCGCCGACTGGTGCCGCGAGGCGGGCCTGCCCGCCGGCACCGTCAACGTGGTGACGGGGGCGGGGGCCACGGGGGCGGCCCTGTGCGCGGCACCGGCCGTGCGCAAGATCGACCTGACCGGCGGCACCGTCACCGGCCGGCGCGTGGCCGCGGCAGCGGGCGAGCGTCTCGTGCCCTGCACGCTGGAGCTGGGCGGCAAGGCACCAATCATCATCTGCGACGACGTGCCGGTGGCCGAGGCGGCGGCCGGGGCCGTGTTCGCGGCCTTCGTCGCTGCCGGCCAGACCTGCGTGTCGGCCACCCGCTTCATCGTCGCCGAGCCGGTCTGCGAGGCCTTCGTGGCAGCATTGCGCGACCGGGTGGCGGCCTTGCGCATCGGTGCCCCGGACGATCCGGCGACGGACATCGGCCCGGTCATCTCGGCCGCGTCGCGCGACCGCTGCTTCGACCATATCGCGGCCGCCCGGGCCGCCGGCGCCCGCCTGGTGCAGGGCGGCAATGCGCTTGCCCTGCCGCCGGCCCTGGCCGACGGCTTCTACGTGCCGCCCACCGTCTTCGCCGACGTGGCGCCCGCCATGCGCCTCTTCCGCGAGGAGGTGTTCGGCCCGGTTGTCGCCGTCACCCCCTTCCGCGACGAGGCCGAGGCGCTGGCGCTGGCCAACGACAGCGACTTCGCCCTGGGGGCAGCGATCTGGACGCGCGATGTCGGCCGCGCCCATCGCCTGGCGGCCGAGGTGCGGGCCGGCGTGGTGTGGATCAACGACCACCACAAGAACGACCCGCGCTCGGTCTGGGGTGGCTTCGGCGAAAGCGGCTACGGCAAGGAGAACGGCTGGGACGCGCTGCGCAGCTACATGCGCAAGCGCAGCATCGTCGTGCGCACCGCGCCCGCCTTCGACGACTGGTTCGCGGGCGGGCAGCGCTACGGGTGA
- the msrA gene encoding peptide-methionine (S)-S-oxide reductase MsrA, which yields MSEATVMAKARGRLSALAGLAWMVAAGIGLAAAGASAEPARALPPPAIDQATIDQNASAEATSAVAVLAGGCFWGVQGVFQHVDGVSNAVSGYAGGTRETARYELIGTGRTGHAEAVRITYDPRRISYGRLLQIYFSVAHDPTEVDRQGPDEGPQYRSAIFPESAEQARIAAAYIAQLDATGILGAPIATKIEQYRPFYAAEDYHQDFMTKNPRHPYIVEHDLPKVDWLKRQFPDLYRDQPTLVAGQPRTN from the coding sequence ATGAGCGAAGCAACAGTGATGGCGAAGGCCCGGGGCCGCCTGTCGGCGCTGGCCGGCCTGGCATGGATGGTTGCCGCCGGCATCGGCCTGGCGGCAGCCGGCGCGTCGGCCGAGCCGGCGCGCGCGCTGCCGCCGCCGGCCATCGACCAGGCGACCATTGACCAGAATGCCTCGGCCGAGGCGACTTCGGCGGTGGCAGTCCTGGCCGGCGGCTGCTTCTGGGGCGTGCAGGGGGTGTTCCAGCATGTCGACGGCGTCAGCAACGCCGTCTCCGGTTATGCCGGCGGCACGCGGGAGACGGCCCGCTACGAGTTGATCGGCACCGGCCGCACCGGCCATGCCGAGGCGGTGCGCATCACCTACGACCCGCGCCGGATCAGCTATGGCCGGTTGCTGCAGATCTATTTCTCGGTCGCCCACGACCCGACGGAGGTCGACCGCCAGGGGCCGGACGAGGGGCCGCAATACCGCTCGGCCATCTTCCCCGAAAGCGCCGAGCAGGCCCGCATCGCCGCGGCCTACATCGCCCAGCTCGACGCGACCGGCATCCTCGGGGCGCCGATCGCCACGAAGATCGAGCAGTACCGGCCGTTCTATGCGGCCGAGGACTACCATCAGGATTTCATGACGAAGAACCCGCGGCACCCCTACATCGTCGAGCACGACCTGCCGAAGGTCGACTGGCTGAAGCGGCAGTTCCCCGATCTCTACCGCGACCAGCCGACACTCGTTGCCGGTCAGCCGCGCACGAACTGA
- a CDS encoding cupin domain-containing protein, translated as MKQDVKERGPAARKNRAVDADMPDEGAPEETEALVPPPPGIGAHLRRIRKERGYPLTRLAEAAGVSIGLISQIERGLTSPSVRSLRQICGALGLPLSSVFQTTEQPQPTDGGRVMRPVARRILDLSYKGVIKQMLTPADPSTLEMMFVHVAPGGSSGPDYYTHRGIECGMVMAGQLELWIDQKRHLLEQNDSFRFHSDIPHRFANPGRIEAVVLWVTSTVGA; from the coding sequence GTGAAGCAGGACGTCAAGGAGCGAGGCCCAGCCGCACGCAAGAACCGGGCGGTCGACGCCGACATGCCCGATGAAGGCGCGCCCGAGGAGACCGAGGCGCTGGTGCCGCCCCCGCCCGGCATCGGCGCCCACCTGCGGCGCATCCGCAAGGAGCGCGGCTACCCGCTGACGCGCCTGGCCGAGGCGGCCGGCGTGTCGATCGGCCTGATCAGCCAGATCGAGCGCGGGCTGACCTCGCCTTCCGTCCGGTCGCTGCGGCAGATCTGCGGCGCCCTGGGCCTGCCGCTCAGCAGCGTGTTCCAGACGACCGAGCAGCCGCAGCCGACCGATGGCGGCCGGGTGATGCGGCCGGTGGCGCGCCGCATCCTCGACCTATCCTACAAGGGCGTCATCAAGCAGATGCTGACCCCGGCCGACCCGAGCACGCTGGAAATGATGTTCGTCCACGTGGCGCCGGGCGGCAGCTCGGGTCCCGACTACTACACCCATCGCGGCATCGAGTGCGGGATGGTGATGGCCGGCCAGCTCGAGTTGTGGATCGACCAGAAGCGCCACCTGCTGGAGCAGAACGACAGCTTCCGCTTCCACAGCGACATCCCGCACCGTTTCGCCAACCCCGGCCGCATCGAGGCTGTCGTGCTGTGGGTGACCTCGACGGTCGGCGCATGA
- a CDS encoding CinA family protein, giving the protein MPSALTVDTAAAIRIAALLIARRQTLGVSESSTGGLVSAALLSVPGASAYFLGGGVIYTAAAREGLLGITRPMMAGIRSATEPAALLGARTIRQRLGADWALAETGATGPTGNRYGDAAGHCCLAVVGPDGEASRTLETGDSDRSANMVAFAAAALALLEEILSAR; this is encoded by the coding sequence ATGCCGTCCGCCTTGACCGTCGACACCGCCGCCGCCATCCGCATCGCAGCATTGCTCATCGCCCGGCGCCAGACGCTGGGCGTGTCGGAATCCTCGACCGGCGGGCTCGTCTCGGCGGCCCTGCTGTCGGTGCCGGGTGCGTCGGCCTATTTCCTGGGGGGCGGCGTCATCTATACGGCCGCCGCGCGGGAAGGGCTGCTCGGCATCACCCGGCCGATGATGGCCGGCATCCGCTCGGCGACCGAGCCGGCGGCCCTGCTGGGCGCGCGCACCATCCGCCAGCGCCTCGGTGCGGACTGGGCACTGGCCGAGACGGGGGCGACCGGGCCGACCGGCAACCGCTACGGCGATGCGGCGGGCCATTGCTGCCTGGCCGTCGTGGGGCCGGACGGCGAGGCGAGCCGCACGCTGGAGACCGGCGACAGCGACCGGTCGGCCAACATGGTGGCCTTCGCGGCCGCGGCCCTGGCGCTGCTCGAAGAAATCCTGTCGGCGCGGTAG
- a CDS encoding GAF domain-containing protein, producing MFQAKKIEGVGKPEFYADLARQLAALLEGECDAVANAANCSALLFQMMPDLNWAGFYFLRAPGELVVGPFQGQPACVRIPVGRGVCGAAVAERRSMLVEDVHAFPGHIACDAASRSELVVPLRAGDRILGVLDLDSPLPARFDADDQAGVEALAAILVAATDFGPQFVRG from the coding sequence ATGTTCCAGGCGAAGAAGATCGAGGGCGTCGGCAAGCCGGAATTCTATGCCGACCTGGCCCGCCAACTGGCCGCCCTGCTGGAGGGCGAGTGCGATGCGGTGGCCAACGCCGCCAACTGCTCGGCGCTGCTGTTCCAGATGATGCCGGACCTGAACTGGGCCGGGTTCTATTTCCTGCGCGCACCCGGCGAGCTGGTGGTCGGGCCGTTCCAGGGCCAGCCCGCCTGCGTGCGCATTCCCGTCGGGCGCGGCGTCTGCGGTGCTGCGGTGGCCGAGCGGCGGTCGATGCTGGTCGAGGACGTCCATGCCTTCCCGGGCCACATCGCCTGCGATGCGGCCTCGCGGTCGGAACTGGTGGTGCCGCTGCGGGCGGGCGACCGGATCCTGGGCGTGCTCGACCTCGACAGCCCGCTGCCGGCACGCTTCGATGCCGACGATCAGGCAGGCGTCGAGGCGCTGGCGGCGATCCTCGTCGCCGCGACCGACTTCGGCCCTCAGTTCGTGCGCGGCTGA
- a CDS encoding dimethylsulfonioproprionate lyase family protein, whose product MAVIAALDPHVDAFQRRFLDAIAARPAPGPLFQEEVARLGRALPVGSSDGEPAVAQEQPACAHLPCAIAAGLAGAEAPLVAAVAALAPALCWTYGYPPDDRYPGLAERIAFCEVVGFRGLRPGGAVRLGLTLMAPGTAYPAHAHPAAETYLVISGTGLWQAGETPAAMRPPGSVIWHPADVPHAMTSFADPLLAVWSWSGRIAAPPFYTT is encoded by the coding sequence ATGGCCGTCATCGCGGCGCTCGACCCGCATGTCGACGCCTTCCAGCGCCGCTTCCTGGACGCCATCGCCGCGCGACCCGCGCCGGGTCCGCTGTTTCAGGAAGAGGTGGCGCGGCTCGGCCGGGCGCTGCCGGTCGGTTCCTCAGACGGCGAGCCGGCTGTCGCACAGGAGCAGCCGGCCTGCGCCCATCTGCCGTGCGCGATCGCAGCGGGCCTGGCGGGCGCCGAAGCCCCGCTCGTGGCGGCGGTGGCGGCGCTGGCCCCGGCGCTATGCTGGACCTATGGCTATCCGCCCGACGACCGCTATCCCGGCCTGGCCGAGCGGATCGCCTTCTGCGAGGTGGTGGGCTTTCGCGGCCTGCGGCCGGGCGGGGCGGTTCGCCTCGGCCTGACGCTGATGGCGCCCGGGACGGCCTATCCCGCCCATGCCCATCCGGCGGCGGAGACCTATCTGGTGATCTCCGGCACCGGGCTGTGGCAGGCGGGCGAGACGCCCGCCGCCATGCGCCCGCCGGGCTCGGTCATCTGGCACCCGGCGGACGTGCCGCATGCCATGACTAGCTTTGCCGATCCGCTGCTGGCCGTGTGGAGTTGGAGCGGCCGGATCGCCGCTCCACCCTTCTACACGACCTGA
- a CDS encoding SDR family NAD(P)-dependent oxidoreductase, which translates to MKNMHPALEAGRTAVVTGAAGGIGLAAARRFATLGMKVCLADLAGPALEAAAAEVAAAAPLGRAGVLAVPTDVSRLEDVQALKDAAFGAFGEVAVLMNNAGTAPGGGPWEHIDRWRRVLEVNLWGVINGVQTFAPAMLAQGTAGAIVNTGSKQGITCPPGDTAYNVSKAGVKVMTEALAHSLRETEGGRITAHLLIPGSTFTGMTRGTRTEKPPGAWTPDQVVDMLVVGMAAGDFYILCPDNEVTRAVDERRIAWAAGDIIHNRPALSRWHPDHKAAFAAFLERDGDV; encoded by the coding sequence ATGAAGAATATGCATCCCGCCCTGGAAGCCGGGCGCACCGCCGTCGTCACCGGGGCGGCCGGCGGCATCGGCTTGGCCGCCGCCCGGCGCTTCGCCACGCTGGGCATGAAGGTGTGCCTGGCCGACTTGGCCGGCCCGGCGCTGGAAGCGGCTGCGGCCGAGGTCGCCGCCGCCGCGCCGCTCGGCCGGGCCGGCGTGCTGGCGGTGCCGACCGACGTCAGCCGGCTGGAGGACGTCCAGGCGCTGAAGGACGCCGCCTTCGGGGCCTTCGGCGAGGTGGCCGTCCTGATGAACAATGCCGGCACGGCCCCCGGCGGCGGCCCATGGGAGCATATCGACCGCTGGCGGCGGGTGCTGGAGGTGAACCTGTGGGGCGTGATCAACGGGGTGCAGACCTTCGCGCCCGCCATGCTGGCCCAGGGCACGGCCGGCGCCATCGTCAATACCGGGTCCAAGCAGGGTATCACCTGCCCGCCGGGCGACACCGCCTACAATGTCAGCAAGGCCGGCGTGAAGGTGATGACCGAGGCGCTGGCCCACAGCCTGCGCGAGACAGAGGGCGGCCGCATCACCGCCCACCTGTTGATCCCGGGCTCGACCTTCACCGGCATGACGCGCGGCACGCGGACCGAGAAGCCGCCCGGCGCCTGGACCCCGGACCAGGTGGTGGACATGCTCGTGGTCGGCATGGCCGCGGGCGATTTCTACATCCTCTGCCCCGACAATGAGGTGACGCGCGCGGTCGACGAGCGGCGCATCGCCTGGGCGGCCGGCGACATCATCCACAACCGCCCGGCCCTGTCGCGCTGGCATCCCGATCACAAGGCGGCGTTCGCGGCGTTCCTCGAGCGGGATGGCGATGTGTAA
- a CDS encoding isopenicillin N synthase family dioxygenase has protein sequence MSEGQGFPVIRLGRADDRAAVADVARVADAIRRACDATGFFYIADHGVPDAWIADAFEANRRFHARPMAEKEALATNHWHRGYMGFGTAKLTASARFAPARRPNQMESFFVRHEVAEDDPGRLAGQPLQGPNQWPDDPLFRDQVRRYDGAVARLGTSLLPALSLAVGEDAGFFGQRFAPPATALRLNHYPPAPADRPDDLYGSHPHTDYGFLTILAQDDVGGLEVQIPGGGWRAAPCIPGTFICNIGDAMARWTNDAFNSTPHRVVNASPERDRYSIAYFFDPNLETVIDCLPRFRADRPAAHPPVRFVDYFAGRLDANYVRAGKPPA, from the coding sequence ATGTCTGAGGGGCAGGGGTTCCCGGTCATCCGTCTCGGCCGGGCGGACGATCGCGCGGCGGTGGCTGACGTGGCCCGGGTGGCGGACGCCATCCGCCGCGCCTGCGATGCCACCGGCTTCTTCTACATCGCCGACCACGGCGTCCCCGACGCCTGGATCGCCGACGCTTTCGAGGCCAACCGGCGCTTCCACGCCCGGCCGATGGCCGAGAAGGAGGCGCTGGCGACCAACCACTGGCACCGCGGCTACATGGGCTTTGGCACCGCGAAGTTGACGGCATCGGCCCGCTTCGCCCCGGCGCGGCGGCCCAACCAGATGGAATCCTTCTTCGTCCGCCACGAGGTGGCCGAGGACGATCCGGGCCGCCTGGCGGGCCAGCCGCTGCAAGGCCCGAACCAGTGGCCGGATGACCCGCTGTTCCGCGACCAGGTCCGGCGCTATGACGGCGCGGTGGCCCGCCTGGGGACGAGCCTGCTGCCGGCCCTGTCACTGGCGGTGGGCGAGGATGCGGGCTTCTTCGGGCAGCGCTTTGCCCCGCCGGCCACGGCGCTCCGCCTCAACCACTACCCGCCGGCACCGGCCGACCGGCCCGACGACCTCTATGGCAGCCACCCGCACACCGACTATGGCTTCCTCACCATCCTGGCCCAGGACGATGTCGGCGGGCTGGAGGTGCAGATCCCGGGCGGCGGCTGGCGGGCGGCCCCCTGCATCCCCGGCACCTTCATCTGCAACATCGGCGATGCCATGGCGCGCTGGACCAACGACGCCTTCAACTCCACGCCGCACCGCGTGGTGAACGCCTCGCCCGAGCGTGACCGCTATTCGATCGCCTATTTCTTCGATCCCAACCTGGAAACCGTCATCGACTGCCTGCCGCGCTTCCGCGCCGACCGGCCGGCGGCGCACCCGCCTGTCCGCTTCGTCGACTATTTCGCCGGCCGGCTCGACGCCAACTATGTCCGCGCCGGCAAGCCGCCGGCCTGA
- a CDS encoding aldehyde dehydrogenase family protein, with product MQHERQHYVDGAWVDPIEPKLVTVIDPSTEEACATIAVGGARDVDRAVAAARAAFPAFARTTRKERIDLLQAILAEYDRRREDVARIMSQEMGAPIKLARERQAATGTNHLRRMIQVLENYEFEELQGTTLIAREPIGVVGLITPWNWPINQIVCKVAPALAAGCTMVLKPSEVAPLNAILWSEVMHAAGVPKGVYNMVQGEGAVVGEAMSFHPGIDMMSFTGSTRAGVLVAQAAAATVKRVAQELGGKSPNILLPDVDFRDAVTRGVLQMMGNSGQSCSAPTRMLVPADRQDEVKAYAKAAADSLVVGDVADERTNLGPLVSEVQFDKVQRLIQAGIAEGAELVTGGPGRPEHLNRGFFVRPTVFANVRNDMTIAREEIFGPVIVIQPYADEAEAIAIANDTDYGLAAYVQGTDIARARKVAAQLRAGNVHLNYPAGDNAAPFGGYKQSGNGREYGKWGMEEFLEVKAVIGYEAA from the coding sequence ATGCAGCACGAACGCCAGCACTATGTGGACGGGGCCTGGGTCGATCCGATCGAGCCCAAGCTGGTCACGGTGATCGACCCCTCGACCGAGGAGGCCTGCGCCACCATCGCGGTCGGCGGTGCCAGGGATGTCGACCGCGCCGTCGCGGCCGCCCGGGCCGCCTTTCCGGCCTTCGCGCGCACCACCAGGAAGGAGCGGATCGACCTGCTCCAGGCGATCCTGGCCGAGTATGACCGCCGCCGCGAGGACGTGGCCCGCATCATGTCGCAGGAGATGGGGGCCCCCATCAAGCTGGCGCGCGAGCGCCAGGCCGCGACCGGCACGAACCACCTGCGCCGCATGATCCAGGTGCTGGAGAACTACGAATTCGAGGAATTGCAGGGCACCACGCTGATCGCGCGCGAGCCGATCGGCGTCGTCGGCCTGATCACGCCCTGGAACTGGCCGATCAACCAGATCGTCTGCAAGGTCGCCCCGGCGCTCGCGGCCGGCTGCACCATGGTGCTGAAGCCGTCCGAGGTGGCGCCGCTCAACGCCATCCTCTGGTCGGAGGTGATGCACGCGGCCGGCGTGCCCAAGGGCGTCTACAACATGGTCCAGGGCGAGGGCGCCGTGGTCGGCGAAGCCATGTCGTTCCACCCGGGGATCGACATGATGTCCTTCACCGGCTCGACCCGGGCGGGCGTGCTGGTGGCCCAGGCGGCCGCCGCCACCGTCAAGCGGGTGGCGCAGGAACTGGGCGGCAAGTCGCCCAACATCCTGTTGCCGGACGTGGACTTCCGCGACGCCGTCACCCGCGGCGTCCTCCAGATGATGGGCAACAGCGGCCAGTCCTGCAGCGCCCCCACCCGCATGCTGGTGCCGGCCGACCGCCAGGACGAGGTGAAGGCGTATGCCAAGGCGGCTGCCGACAGCCTGGTCGTGGGCGACGTGGCTGACGAGCGCACCAACCTCGGCCCGCTGGTCAGCGAGGTGCAGTTCGACAAGGTCCAGCGCCTGATCCAGGCCGGCATCGCCGAGGGTGCCGAGCTGGTGACCGGCGGGCCCGGCCGGCCCGAGCACTTGAACCGCGGCTTCTTCGTGCGGCCGACCGTCTTCGCCAACGTCCGCAACGACATGACGATCGCGCGCGAGGAGATCTTCGGGCCCGTCATCGTCATCCAGCCCTATGCCGACGAGGCCGAGGCGATCGCCATCGCCAACGACACCGACTATGGCCTGGCCGCCTATGTCCAGGGCACCGACATCGCCCGCGCCCGCAAGGTGGCGGCCCAGCTCCGCGCCGGCAACGTCCACCTGAACTACCCGGCCGGCGACAACGCCGCGCCCTTCGGCGGCTACAAGCAGTCCGGCAACGGCCGCGAGTATGGCAAGTGGGGGATGGAGGAGTTCCTGGAGGTGAAGGCCGTCATCGGCTACGAAGCGGCATAG